Part of the Microbacterium sp. Clip185 genome is shown below.
GAGCGCGCTGATCACGTACAGCGTCAGGAAGCGGGCGCTACCGAGCACGGGCTCGAGGATGCGTCCGATCATCCACAGGGTCAGCATGTTCAGGCCGACGTGCCAGAAGCCGGAGTGCACGAGGCTGGCTGTGAGCAGTCGCCACGGCTGGAACTCGCCCGTGAACTGGGGATAGAGGTAGCCGGCGCTGAAGCCGAGCCACTGGGTGAGGGGGAGTCCGAGCGAGAGGACGAACACTGCGGCGCAGAGGGCGATGATCGTGTAGGTCACGATCGGCCGGCCGCCGCCCGCAGCCAGGGCCACGGGAGCCGACCGACCCCATCGTCGTTGCGCCTTCTTCTGTGCCGGCGTCGCAGAGCGTCGCTGCTCGGCCATGCACTCCGGACAGATCACCCCAACCGGTGCCTGCGTCTGACACTCGGGACAGATGGTTCGCAGGCACCGCTGGCAGAGCACGAAGCTCTGACGGTCGGGGTGCCGGTAGCAGAAGTTCTCGCGGTTGCTCGCGAAGCTCTCGCTCGTCACGGGATGCGGGTGGTCAGACCTGCGCGATGTCGATCGACTCGATCACGACGGGCTCGACGGGCCGGTCGCCCGCGCCGGTCGGAACCTGAGCGATGGCGTCGACGACCTGACGCGACGCGTCGTCCGCGACCTCGCCGAAGATCGAGTGCTTGCCCTGCAGCCACGGGGTGGGGTCGGTCGTGATGAAGAACTGCGATCCGTTCGTGCCCTCCACAGCGCCCGTGATGGCGTTGCGGCGCTGACCGGCGTTGGCCATGGCCAGCAGGTAGGGCTTCTGGAAGGTGAGCTCCGGGTGGATCTCGTCGTTGAAGGTGTAGCCCGGACCTCCGACGCCCTGACCGAGAGGGTCGCCGCCCTGGATCATGAATCCGGGGATGATGCGGTGGAAGATGACCCCGTTGTAGAGGGGGCCGGAACCGGGCTGACCCGTGGACGGGTCGGTCCACTCTCCGGTGCCGTCGGCGAGACCGACGAAGTTCTGGACGGTGCGAGGCGCGTGATCCCCGAACAGGTTGACGACGATGTCGCCGTGGTTGGTGTGAAATGTGGCGACGGCGGTGTGCTGAGGCATGTTGTCATTGTCTCAGAGTTCGCTGCAAGCCCTGCCGTTCGCGGTCGATCCCTCTGGCAAGATGGGCTCACGACTACCCACGGATTAGGGGGATCTCGCATGAGCCTCAGCCGCAAGCGTAAGAAGGAGCTCCGGAAGCTCCAGGGCCACGCCAACAAGGTGTGGGAATCGCAGCAGGTGCTCGTCGGTGAAGCGGCGGACATCGCCCGCGAAGCCGGCCGCCAGCTCGGCAACTACAACCGCGAGCACGTGGTGCCCGCGGTGCGCGAAGGGTACGACCGCTACGCGGCTCCGTACGTGGACCGCGGCGTCAACATCTCGAAGCACGTGCTCAGCGACAAGGTCGTTCCGGCCGCCGGTGCGCTCGTGGGCGGCGCCCTGTCGGTGTGGGATGCGGCGGGCGACACCCGCGCGCGCATCGCTGCCGGGCGGGGCATCGACCTCGACCCCGCCACGTACAAGAAGAAGGCGGCCAAGTACGGCGCCAAGGCATCGAAGAAGCTGGCCAAGCGCCTCTCCGTCGAATCCCCGAAGAAGCGGGGGCTGGGCGCGGGCGGCGTGATCGCGCTCATCTTCGGTGTGGCCGCGGCCGCGGGCGTGCTCTACGCCGCCTGGCAGACGCTGCGTGCCGACGACGAGCTGTGGGTCGCGGACGACCCGCTGAGCGCGCCTGACGCGTGAGCGAGGATCCGACGAGGCGGGTGCGGGAAGCCGCATCCGCCCTCGGTCTTTCGGTGGAGGTGCGCGAGCGCCCCGAGGCGCGCAGCCTCCCCGAAGCCGCCGAGCTTCTGGGGATCTCGCCGGTCGACATCGTCAAGACGCTCGTCGTCAAGCGCAGTGACGACACGTTCCTGTTCGCCCTGATTCCGGGCGACCGGGCCATCGCCTGGCCGAAGCTCCGCCAGCTCGTGGGCGTCAACAAGCTCAAACTCCCGGATGCCGACGTCGCTCTGGCAGCCACCGGCTACGAGCGCGGCACGATCGTTCCTCTCGGCAGTACGACGGCCTGGCCCGTCTTCGCCGATGAGTCGATCCGTGGACGCCGTATCGCGCTCGGCGCGGGCGCCCACGGCTTCAGTCTGTTCGTCGACGCGGATGCCCTCCTGCAGGCGCTGGACGCCACCGTGGCGGATATCTCCCAGCCGCTCTGAGCGCCCGCGGCCGGTTCAGCCGAGCGTGAGGTCTGCCTGCGGGATGAGGTATTCCCGCTGCAGCCAGTCTCCGAAGTGCGCGCGGGCGAGGCAGCTGGGTGCCGAGGAGCAACCGATCACGGGATCGTGCGCGGCGTACACCGCGAACAGCGAGGCCTTGCGCTCCAGTTGCGTTCCGGTGATGTTCGCGGGTCGCTCGGCCGACGGATAGCCGATCGCATACTCGACCTGCGCGCTGGGCGCGGCGCCCGCATCCACGGCGCGCGAGACGAGCGTGCCGACGGACGAGTGGTCGGGGTGGTCGCCCGCCGAGTCGTGCGCCTCCTTCGGCAGGTGTGTGAGTACACGATCGGGCGCGTAACCGGCGAGGATCTCGGCGATCGACTTCTCCAGCGTTGCGACGGACACGGATCGCCCCTCGTCGATCGTGCGCAGCGACGGGAGCGCGCCGCTGAGCAGCTTCTCGAGCGTCTGCTGACCGGTGTAGATGAACGTCGTGCCGCTGAGTCCGCCATCCGGAAGCCGCAGGAAGAGGAGGGACACACGTTCGTCGTCACTCGGCTTCGTCATCGTGACCGTCATGCCGCTCGCGAGTGTGACCGATCGGTCGACCCACTCCCCGCTGCGACCGAGCATGGCGTCGTAGGCGGCGCGGATACCCTTCTCGCGCTCACTCGCGTAGGTGGACTCGCCCTCTCCCGCATCGGAGTAGGTGAAGAAGAACGTGCGGACGCAGCCCCCGTCGGCGAGCTCATCGTCGATGACCGGATTGCCGAAGATCAGGTCGTCGTCGTAGTGCGCCCAGAAGGAGACGACCGTGCGGCCTGCGCAGGGCTGTTCGATGAAACTCAGCGGCGAGGTGAACGAGGAGACATCCGTGCGCCCCAAAGCCGACGGGATGTCCGCACACTGCTCCGACGTTGCGAAGAAGAGCGCCGCCTCCGCCGCCGGCTGGGTGGCCGCCGAGATCTGGGCGCCGAGAGATGCGGGGTCGATCGCCAGCTTCGTGGCGCAGCGGTCGATGATCGTCTGCACATCCCCCGCGGCGAGCGTGTTGGTCGGAGCAGCGGGGGACGTGTTCTCGATCGTCGGATGAGGCGGCTGCTGTCCACCCGCCGCGCACCCACCCATCCCGAGGGCCGCGACCAGCACGGCCGCAGCGGAGAGAACACGCCATCGCACCACTGATCATCCTCACTGCACGTCCGGCGATCATACGTGCCGCGGCTCACAGCTGAGGATGCGGGCCCTCCCACCCGGCCATGCGGCGTCCGATGTCGACGAGCCTCACGCGCCGAAGACCGGCGGCCTCCTGCGGGGTGAACCACGCGGCCTGGTCGGTGGACCCGCCCACCTCGTTGCGCAATCGTCCGCCGGTGATGTGCGCGCGGTAGAGGATGCGCAGCGTGTGCAGCGCTGATGCGGTCTCTGCCAGTCGCTTCGTGGCCGGGATCACGCGGGAATCGATGCCGAGGAGCTCGTCGACGGCCACGCGATAGCCGGTCTCCTCGCGCACTTCGCGCCGTACGGCCCGCTCGGGGTCCTCGCCCTCCTCGAGACCTCCGCCCGGCAGCGTCCACGCGCTGCGACGGCCCTCGTTCCAATGGGCCAACAGGATGCGTCCGGCATCGTCGGTGATGATCGCGTAGGCGGCGACACGCATATCCATGACGTGACTTTAGCCGGGTGTGGATAACTCGCGCTCTGGTTCACGATGCTTCGCTAGCGTGACCGCGTGCCTCTGGATCCCGAAGAATCACTCGCGCAGATCGAGCGCGATGTCCGGCAGAGCGCTGACCGCGCCGCCAAGATGCCCGCATTCGAAGCCACCGTGTCCGCCATCCGCGGCGCCGCCTGGTCGTCCGCGCGCGACGTCTACGTGCAGGTCGACTCCACCGGACGCGTGCAGACCCTCCGCTTGGGCGAGACGGCTCTCGCCCGCGGCGCACAACGCCTTGCCTCCGACATCCTCGCCACGATCGTCTCCGCGGAGAAGAACGCTCACGCGGCGACGATCGACGCCGTCTCCGAGCTCCTGGGCGACGACGACCCCATCACCGAACAGCTCCGCTCCACCGACACCCCCTGATACGTCCGAAAGAGCCTCGAATGACCGAGAACATCGCCCTTGATTTCGATCGGCTCCGGCAGCATGCCGCGCTGGTCACCTCGCTTGCCGATGACGTCACCGGCGCCATCTCGATGCTGAAGGGAGGCGATCTCGCCTCCAACGCCTTCGGCATCCTGTGCGCCTTCCTCGTTCCGCCCTCGATGGCGATGTCCGCGGCGGCGACCGGTCTCTTCGGCGCGGATCAGTCCCTGCTGCTTCGCACCGCGGGAGAGCTGCGCGACACCGCGGCGCAATGGGAGCAGTTCGAGGACGACACGGTCACCACCCTCCGCGACCTCGAGAATGCGCTGGGCCTGTGATGACCACTCCCGCCGCTCTCGCCGCATCCGGTTCCTCCTTCGCGTCGCCCTACTCCGGCAGCAAGCTGCTCGATTCGGGCCACGCACTTTCCCAGGCCGTACGCAACGGCGACTGGCTCGAGGGCGGACTTGCCTTCCTCGACACCCTGGGCAACGCCGCGGCCGCCCTCGCGGATCCCATCGGCACGCTTGCGAGCATCGGGCTCGGCTGGGTCATGAAGTACCTGAAGCCGCTGAGCACCTGGCTCGACCAGCTGGCCGGCAGCGAGGCGAACGTCGCGGCCGTGGCCCAGCAGTGGACGAACGCCGGCAGCGCGCTGCGCGACACGGGCAACACGCTCGTGACGCGCCTGTCGGATCTCGACGGTCTCAGCGGTGACACCGTGCGCACCTACGTGCGCTTCGCGCAGGACACCGCGAAGCACATCGCCGCCACGGGCGACTGGGCCGATGCCGCGGCGGGCGGACTGCGCAGCGCCTCCTCGCTCGTCGCCAAGATGCAGGGCGTCGTGAAGAACGCCATCTCGCAGGTGGTCGCGACGGCGATCGAGGCGATGGCGGTCGTCGCCGCATCCTTCGGCCTCGGCATCGGCTACGCGATCGCACGCGTGGTCACCAAGGTGAACCAGCTCGTCAACAAGGTCGTGCGCCCGCTCACACAGGTCGTTCGCTCGGTGAAGTCCCTCGTGGGCCTGGTGCAGCAGCTCGGCTCGCTGTTCAAGAGCACCGAGCGCCTGAGCTCGTCGATCCTCGGCGGCGGCGCGAAGTCGACCACCGTGACCGCGGGTTCCGTGGTCGATGCTTCCGGAGCCACGAGGCTCGGCAACACCGCGCAGGCGAATCTCATCAGCGCAGGTCACAAGGCCGACAACTGGCACTTCGAGAGCACGCCCGTGGTGTCGACGGGTATCGGCGCCGAGGGAACGTTGACCATCGACGGTCCGATGGCCGGCAGTGCCGGCGTCGCCTCCTTCGCCGGTGGCGGGCTGGCAGGTTCCGTCTCGGCGGCTGACGGCGCCGGAAGCGGAGCGCACGGCGTGTACGGCTCCGGTGCCGGTGCCTACGGGGCGGGTACGGGTTCGGCCTCCGGTCCGGGTAGTGCATCGTCGATCGTCGGTACGGGTGCGGCCGCATCCGCCGCGACCGCGGCAAGTGTCGGAAGCTCGCACGCCGCCGCTGCGGGCTCGCGCATGATGACGCCGGGAGCGATGATGGGCGGCGCCAGTCGGGATGGCGGAGCGCGCAGCGGGCTCGGCATCCGTCAGGTCGTGCGCGAGATCGTCATCGAGGCGGATGCGGCGGAGGAAGAGCTCGCTACCGCAGAGCGCGACTGAGTCGTTCCGCGAACGCCCCCGTGCCGGCAGGTGCGGGGGCGTTGCCCGTGCGCACCAAGGCACACTTGGACACATCGACGGCACGAACGGTTGCGGAGACGCATTCGGTGTCGCTCGGGGGAGGTATTAACTGTGGAGCCTAGGAGATTCGAACTCCTGACATCCTGCTTGCAAAGCAGGCGCTCTACCAACTGAGCTAAGGCCCCGTGAGAAGGGTGGTGGGGCTACCAGGACTTGAACCTGGGACCTCTTCATTATCAGTGAAGCGCTCTAACCGCCTGAGCTATAGCCCCGTTCGGCGCCTCGCGGCGCCAACCTCCAAGACTTTACCGGATGCGGACCGGTTTGACCAATCGCGGTCAGTTGGAGGTGAAGCCCACCAGCAGACCGCCGGTGACCTTGACCGCGAGGTTGTAGATCCCCGCGATGACCGCGCCCAGAACCGTCACGACGATGAGGTTCAGGATGGCGACGACGGCCGCGAACGCCATGACCTGCGGGAGCCCCACGAACTGGCTGAGCGAGAGCGAGCCGTCCGAGAACGACTTGAAGAACTCATCGGCCTGGCCGATGAGCCCCGTCGTCTGCACGACCAGGTAGACCAGCAGGAACGACACGACGGTGACGATCGCCAGAGCGACCGCCGCCAGGAACGACAGCTTCACCGCCGACCAGAAGTCGACGTAGACGAGGCGGAGACGAACCTGCTTGGCGCTCGTCTTGCTGCTCGACTTCTTGGCGAGCTTGTCGGCTACCGTGCTCATGCGTCAGTACTCTCCTCGGGAACGGTGGCGGCCGCCTCGGTCTCCTGGGATGCATCGGCGTCCGCTGCATCCGCAAGGCGCCGCTCGCTGTTGCGGGCGATCGCGATGATCCGGTCGTCATCATCCGGTCGGGCGAAAACGACGCCCATGGTGTCGCGACCCTTCGCAGGGACCTCGGCCACGGCAGAGCGTACCACCTTGCCACTGGCAAGAACCACAAGGACCTCGTCGTCGTCTCCGACGATCAGAGCGCCCGCCAGATCGCCCCGATCCTCGTGCAATTTGGCCACCTTGATGCCCAGTCCGCCGCGGCTCTGGACGCGGTACTGGTCCACATCCGTACGCTTGGCGTACCCGCCCTCGGTCACCACGAACACGTCGCCGTCGACGGAGGCGACGGACGCCGACAACAGGCTGTCGTCGCCGCGGAACGACATTCCCTTGACGCCCTCGGTGGAGCGGCCCATGGGCCGCAGCGACGCATCGGTCGCCGTGAAGCGCAGCGACATTCCGTGACGGCTGACCAACAGGATGTCGTCGCTCTCGTCGACCAGGAGCGCGCTGACGAGCTCGTCCTCCTCGCGCAGGCGGATGGCGATGACGCCGCCCTGTCGGTTCGTGTCGTACTCCGACAGGCGCGTCTTCTTCACGAGTCCGCCGCGGGTGGCGAGCACGAGATACGTCGCGGCCGCGTAGTCGCGGATGTCGAGGATCTGCGCGATCTCCTCGTCCGGCTGCAGCGCGAGCAGGTTGGCGACGTGCTGACCCTTCGCGTCGCGGCCGGCCTCGGGCACCTCGTAGGCCTTGGCGCGGTAGACGCGGCCCTTGTTCGTGAAGAACAGCAGCCAGTGGTGGGTGGTCGTGACGAAGAAGTGCTCCACCACGTCGTCGGCGCGCAGTTGCGCGCCCTTGACGCCCTTGCCGCCCCGGTGCTGGGAGCGATAGTTGTCGCTGCGCGTGCGCTTGATGTAGCCGGCGCGGGTGATGGTGAGCACCATCTCCTCTTCCGGAATCAGGTCTTCCACCGACATGTCGCCGTCGAACCCGTAGAGGATCTGCGTGCGACGCTCGTCGCCGTACTTCGCGACGATCTCGGTGAGCTCCTCGCGCACGATCGTGCGCTGACGGGCGGGCGTGGCCAGGATGTCCTGGTAGTCCGTGATCTGCGCCTGCAGCTCCTCGGCCTCGTCGATGATCTTCTGGCGCTCGAGGGCGGCCAGACGACGCAGCTGCATCTGCAGGATCGCATCGGCCTGGATGTCATCGATGTCGAGCAGCTTCTTCAGGCCGCCGCGCGCATCGTCGACCGTCGCGGACGCGCGGATGAGGGCGATGACCTCGTCGAGCGCATCGAGCGCCTTCAGGTACCCGCGCAGGATGTGCATGCGCTCTTCGGCCTTGCGCAGGCGGAACGCGGTACGGCGCACGATCACGTCGATCTGGTGCGTGATCCAGTGCGAGACGAAGCCGTCGAGCGACAGGGTGCGCGGCACACCGTCGACGATCGCCAGCATGTTCGCGCCGAAGTTGTCCTGCAGCTGCGTGTGCTTGTACAGGTTGTTCAGGACGACCTTGGCGACCGCGTCCCGCTTGAGGACGACCACGAGTCGCTGACCGGTGCGGTCGCTCGACTCATCGCGAATGTCGGCGATGCCGGTGATCTTGCCGTCGCGGGCGAGGTCGCGGATCTTGACGGCGACGTTGTCGGGGTTGACCTGGTACGGCAGCTCGGTGATCACGAGGCAGGTGCGGCCCTGGATCTCCTCGATGTTGACGACCGCGCGCATCGTGATCGAGCCGCGCCCCGTGCGGTACGCCTCGATGATGCCGCGCGTGCCGAGGATCTGCGCGGATGTCGGGAAGTCCGGACCCTTGATGCGCTGGATGAGCGCCTCGAGCAGCTCCTCCTGCGTCGCCTCCGGGTGATCGAGCGCCCACAGCACACCGTCGGCGACCTCGCGGAGGTTGTGCGGCGGGATGTTGGTGGCCATGCCGACGGCGATACCGACGGATCCGTTGACGAGGAGGTTCGGGAACCGCGCGGGCAGAACGACCGGCTCCTGCGTCTGCCCGTCGTAGTTGTCGACGAAGTCGACGGTGTCTTCCTCGATGTCGCGCACCATCTCGAGCGCGAGCGGGGCCATCTTGGTCTCGGTGTAGCGCGGGGCTGCGGCGCCCTGGTTGCCGGGCGAGCCGAAGTTGCCCTGGCCGAGTGCCAGCGGATAGCGCAACGACCACGGCTGGACCAGACGCACGAGCGCCTCGTAGATGGGCGAGTCGCCGTGCGGGTGGTACTGACCCATGACCTCGCCGACGACGCGGGCGCACTTCGAGAACGACTTGTCGGGCCGGAAGCCGCCGTCGTACATGCCGTAGATCACGCGACGGTGCACCGGCTTGAGGCCGTCCTCGACGCGCGGAAGCGCGCGGCCGACGATCACGCTCATGGCGTAGTCGAGGTAGCTGCGCTGCATCTCGGACTGCAGGTCGACCTGGTCGATGCGACCGTGGTCGTGCTCGGCGGGCTCCGTCGTCGGACGCTCTTCGTCAGTCATTCGTCTCTTCTTCTCTGCGTCGGTGTCGTGTCATCTGACGGATGCGGCGCGCGCCGCATCCGGTGCGATCAGATGTCGAGGAACCGGACGTCCTTGGCGTTGCGCTGGATGAAGTGTCGGCGGGATTCGACGTCCTCGCCCATGAGCGTGGAGAAGATCTCGTCGGCCGCGGCGGCGTCGTCGATCGTCACCTGCAGGAGGGTACGGGTCGAGGGATCCATCGTCGTCTCCCACAGCTCCTTGGCGTTCATCTCGCCGAGACCCTTGTAGCGCTGGATGCCGTTGTCCTTCGGGATGCGGCGCCCCGCCGCGAGCCCTTCGGCCAGCAGCGCGTCGCGCTCGACGTCGCTGTAGACGTACTCGTGCGGCGAGTTGGACCACTTCAGGCGGTAGAGCGGCGGCTGCGCCAGGTACACGTAACCGGCCTCGATGAGCCCGCGCATGTAGCGGAACAGCAGCGTGAGCAGCAGGGTGGTGATGTGCTGACCGTCGACGTCGGCATCGGCCATCAGCACGATCTTGTGATACCGCGCCTTCTCGATCGAGAAGTCCTCGCCGATACCCGTGCCGAAGGCCTGGATCATCGCCTGCACTTCGTTGTTGCCGAGGGCCCGGTCGAGCCGGGCGCGCTCGACGTTGAGGATCTTGCCGCGCAGGGCGAGGATCGCCTGCGTGTGCGGATCGCGGCCCTGCACCGCGGAGCCGCCGGCCGAGTCGCCCTCCACGAGGAAGATCTCGCTGATCGAGGGGTCCTTGCTCGTGCAGTCCTTGAGCTTGTCGGGCATCGAGGCCGACTCGAACACGCTCTTGCGGCGCGCGGTCTCGCGGGCCTTGCGGGCCGCCATCCGTGCCGTCGCTGCGTCGATCGCCTTGCGGACGATGTTCTTCGCCTGCTGCGGGTTGCGGTCGAACCAGTCGCCGAGCTGGTCGCCGACGACCTTCTGCACGAACGCCTTCGCC
Proteins encoded:
- a CDS encoding rhomboid family intramembrane serine protease — protein: MAEQRRSATPAQKKAQRRWGRSAPVALAAGGGRPIVTYTIIALCAAVFVLSLGLPLTQWLGFSAGYLYPQFTGEFQPWRLLTASLVHSGFWHVGLNMLTLWMIGRILEPVLGSARFLTLYVISALGGSVLVDLIAPSSFVVGASGAIFGLFGALMVIARRLGNDITGIIIVLAINLVIGFVPGFNISWQAHVGGLVAGAVVGLIYVVTRERRRRALQIALLSGWTVILIGLLALAPAIWR
- a CDS encoding NUDIX hydrolase, translated to MDMRVAAYAIITDDAGRILLAHWNEGRRSAWTLPGGGLEEGEDPERAVRREVREETGYRVAVDELLGIDSRVIPATKRLAETASALHTLRILYRAHITGGRLRNEVGGSTDQAAWFTPQEAAGLRRVRLVDIGRRMAGWEGPHPQL
- a CDS encoding aminoacyl-tRNA deacylase, yielding MREAASALGLSVEVRERPEARSLPEAAELLGISPVDIVKTLVVKRSDDTFLFALIPGDRAIAWPKLRQLVGVNKLKLPDADVALAATGYERGTIVPLGSTTAWPVFADESIRGRRIALGAGAHGFSLFVDADALLQALDATVADISQPL
- a CDS encoding peptidylprolyl isomerase; its protein translation is MPQHTAVATFHTNHGDIVVNLFGDHAPRTVQNFVGLADGTGEWTDPSTGQPGSGPLYNGVIFHRIIPGFMIQGGDPLGQGVGGPGYTFNDEIHPELTFQKPYLLAMANAGQRRNAITGAVEGTNGSQFFITTDPTPWLQGKHSIFGEVADDASRQVVDAIAQVPTGAGDRPVEPVVIESIDIAQV
- the gyrA gene encoding DNA gyrase subunit A, which gives rise to MTDEERPTTEPAEHDHGRIDQVDLQSEMQRSYLDYAMSVIVGRALPRVEDGLKPVHRRVIYGMYDGGFRPDKSFSKCARVVGEVMGQYHPHGDSPIYEALVRLVQPWSLRYPLALGQGNFGSPGNQGAAAPRYTETKMAPLALEMVRDIEEDTVDFVDNYDGQTQEPVVLPARFPNLLVNGSVGIAVGMATNIPPHNLREVADGVLWALDHPEATQEELLEALIQRIKGPDFPTSAQILGTRGIIEAYRTGRGSITMRAVVNIEEIQGRTCLVITELPYQVNPDNVAVKIRDLARDGKITGIADIRDESSDRTGQRLVVVLKRDAVAKVVLNNLYKHTQLQDNFGANMLAIVDGVPRTLSLDGFVSHWITHQIDVIVRRTAFRLRKAEERMHILRGYLKALDALDEVIALIRASATVDDARGGLKKLLDIDDIQADAILQMQLRRLAALERQKIIDEAEELQAQITDYQDILATPARQRTIVREELTEIVAKYGDERRTQILYGFDGDMSVEDLIPEEEMVLTITRAGYIKRTRSDNYRSQHRGGKGVKGAQLRADDVVEHFFVTTTHHWLLFFTNKGRVYRAKAYEVPEAGRDAKGQHVANLLALQPDEEIAQILDIRDYAAATYLVLATRGGLVKKTRLSEYDTNRQGGVIAIRLREEDELVSALLVDESDDILLVSRHGMSLRFTATDASLRPMGRSTEGVKGMSFRGDDSLLSASVASVDGDVFVVTEGGYAKRTDVDQYRVQSRGGLGIKVAKLHEDRGDLAGALIVGDDDEVLVVLASGKVVRSAVAEVPAKGRDTMGVVFARPDDDDRIIAIARNSERRLADAADADASQETEAAATVPEESTDA
- a CDS encoding DUF3566 domain-containing protein, whose product is MSTVADKLAKKSSSKTSAKQVRLRLVYVDFWSAVKLSFLAAVALAIVTVVSFLLVYLVVQTTGLIGQADEFFKSFSDGSLSLSQFVGLPQVMAFAAVVAILNLIVVTVLGAVIAGIYNLAVKVTGGLLVGFTSN
- a CDS encoding DNA helicase, with the protein product MSLSRKRKKELRKLQGHANKVWESQQVLVGEAADIAREAGRQLGNYNREHVVPAVREGYDRYAAPYVDRGVNISKHVLSDKVVPAAGALVGGALSVWDAAGDTRARIAAGRGIDLDPATYKKKAAKYGAKASKKLAKRLSVESPKKRGLGAGGVIALIFGVAAAAGVLYAAWQTLRADDELWVADDPLSAPDA
- a CDS encoding PIG-L family deacetylase, producing the protein MVRWRVLSAAAVLVAALGMGGCAAGGQQPPHPTIENTSPAAPTNTLAAGDVQTIIDRCATKLAIDPASLGAQISAATQPAAEAALFFATSEQCADIPSALGRTDVSSFTSPLSFIEQPCAGRTVVSFWAHYDDDLIFGNPVIDDELADGGCVRTFFFTYSDAGEGESTYASEREKGIRAAYDAMLGRSGEWVDRSVTLASGMTVTMTKPSDDERVSLLFLRLPDGGLSGTTFIYTGQQTLEKLLSGALPSLRTIDEGRSVSVATLEKSIAEILAGYAPDRVLTHLPKEAHDSAGDHPDHSSVGTLVSRAVDAGAAPSAQVEYAIGYPSAERPANITGTQLERKASLFAVYAAHDPVIGCSSAPSCLARAHFGDWLQREYLIPQADLTLG
- a CDS encoding type VII secretion target codes for the protein MTENIALDFDRLRQHAALVTSLADDVTGAISMLKGGDLASNAFGILCAFLVPPSMAMSAAATGLFGADQSLLLRTAGELRDTAAQWEQFEDDTVTTLRDLENALGL